The Argiope bruennichi chromosome 9, qqArgBrue1.1, whole genome shotgun sequence genome contains a region encoding:
- the LOC129984610 gene encoding inactive selenide, water dikinase-like protein → MQMPITRIGIGMDCSVTPLRHGGLSLVQTTDFFYPLCDDPYLMGRITCANVLSDLYAMGVTECDNMLMLLAISSKMTGVERDVVIPIIIRGFKDCAYEAGTRITGGQTVQNPWLTIGGVATTVCQQNEFIVPDNAVVGDVLVLTKPLGTQVAVSAYQWLDVPERWNRIKLVITQTDVQKAYQRAVDVMCRLNRIASRLMHKYNAHGATDVTGFGLLGHAENLAKIQKNEVSFVIHNLPVIAKMAAVAKACGNTFQLLQGRSVETSGGLLICLPREQAAAYCKDIEKQEGFQSWIIGIVEKGDRTARIIDRPRVIEVPAKEKDGELW, encoded by the coding sequence ATGCAGATGCCGATTACAAGGATCGGCATCGGTATGGATTGCAGTGTCACGCCTCTGAGACATGGTGGATTATCTCTCGTCCAGACAACAGACTTTTTTTACCCTCTTTGTGATGATCCTTATTTAATGGGTAGAATAACATGTGCAAATGTTCTTAGTGATTTGTATGCAATGGGTGTCACTGAGTGTGATAACATGTTAATGTTGTTGGCTATTAGTAGTAAGATGACAGGAGTTGAAAGGGATGTAGTCATTCCCATCATAATCAGAGGCTTCAAGGATTGTGCGTATGAGGCAGGAACAAGGATTACAGGTGGGCAGACGGTGCAGAATCCATGGTTAACAATTGGTGGTGTTGCAACAAcagtttgtcaacaaaatgaGTTCATAGTTCCTGATAATGCTGTAGTTGGTGATGTCCTGGTTCTGACTAAGCCTCTAGGTACACAAGTTGCTGTAAGTGCCTACCAGTGGCTGGATGTACCGGAAAGGTGGAACCGAATCAAATTAGTTATCACCCAGACTGATGTTCAGAAAGCTTACCAGAGGGCGGTGGACGTAATGTGCCGCCTGAACAGAATCGCCTCCCGCCTTATGCACAAATACAATGCACATGGAGCTACGGATGTCACAGGTTTTGGATTGTTGGGACATGCAGAAAACTTGGCCAAAATACAGAAAAACGAAGTTAGTTTTGTCATCCACAATCTTCCAGTCATTGCAAAGATGGCAGCTGTAGCAAAAGCTTGTGGAAACACCTTTCAACTTCTTCAAGGTCGCTCTGTCGAAACATCTGGTGGACTTCTAATTTGCCTTCCTCGTGAACAAGCTGCTGCGTACTGTAAGGATATCGAGAAGCAAGAGGGTTTTCAGTCATGGATTATTGGAATAGTTGAAAAAGGTGATCGCACTGCCAGGATTATTGATAGACCAAGAGTGATTGAAGTTCCAGCTAAAGAGAAGGATGGCGAGCTTTGGTAG